Part of the Ziziphus jujuba cultivar Dongzao chromosome 8, ASM3175591v1 genome is shown below.
tttaaaatacattttatatatcttCTTAATTAACATCAACAACAGTTATATTTGTCATTTAAAGTATATTTTTTAGCGCattcatatacatattttaCATATTCTTCCACTTATCTACTCTTTTTTGAACAACTGGTTTCAATGTGTTTTATAATTAGTTGATGGTTACATGTAATTGATTCACTTTTGTCCTTAAGTTTCTTGCTTATTTCTTcttgtttctattttttatcaatagAAAATACTGCACAGAAGTTGGATGATGCTTTTATTCATGTTTAtctccattttatttattttggcaatTTGGATGAATGTTCGTTCTATTCATATGatctttttagttttatagAATTGTTTTATAACGATCGTTGTATTGCTTTTAAACGATCTAGATTGTTAGATAATATGATCGTAGAACAGAATAGACAAAAATTATACAAGAAAAcatcattttcaaaaaacttgtatttgatataaatattaattatgatgCTAGGACTACGTATCCAAAAACATGTGGAAATTCTCTGTACATACACAATGTTTTTTACCATACATTTATATTCTAAACTTAGTACCCTAGACTCTGCTCCTCACCATGAAgagtatttttttccccccttggtATTTACTCGTATTACttgcaaaatattgaaatacTTCCTTTATATATAAACAAGTTGTGGTGGAACAATGAATACTATGTTTGCACTTTCACCATTTTACTAGAACTCTGTAGCAGTATTGCTGTGGTTCATGACTTTAGTGTACTTTTTGACATTCGTAAATTACACTCTTTAAGTGCACCTAACTCAGCTCCGCCATTTTTTTGAACCGTCGGATGAAAATCAAAGCAAAATACTGACTTTCCGATGTTGCCAGAGTATTAAAAGCGAGTGAGCTTCATCCTCTTGTCAACACAGTTCAGACTTCTGTTGACCTAGAGTCTCACTGCATATATATCTGTTTTCAGCTACATATTGTACAACAATATTCAATTGGACACTGCAAATTACCAAACacttttttaatacttattacAAATTTGAAGCGCTATTATCAACATGATTTCTAAATAATTCTTCTCAGACATTTCACTCCTCATAGCTATCTTATTTGTTGTGATAATAGAAAACATTTAACGTGTAtgtgtcaaatatatatatatatatatacactaatcTGTTAttctttaatatcaaattatatataaatgttaaatGATTTACTTcctatattaagaaaaaaaactatattttatagAACTCCCCTAGGGCAAATAAATTGCTTTATACTTTGTATAACTACACTTGTAAAACCAATTGGACAAAGCACTACTTGCAGCTAACCTCTAAATTCCTGATTGGGTCGGATAGTTTATGGGTGGTACTAATGCCCATTAAGTTGGTTccttttaatatcaaaaataaaaaataaaaaaattcgttCCTTTGCTGCCAGAAAAATGATTAAttggaaatttgaaattatgtATGCATGatgcatttaatttttatatatatatatatattgatcattTACAACAACTTTCCACTAATTCAATATTTCAATCTTGATTTTTCAAATGTGCATGTAAATAGTAAATCAATTGAGCCAActtcattttcaatttatatatcaCTTAATTAGCATGTTTGTCCCACTTCTGCATCTTGTCTCCCATGCAAGTGAgagttaatttatatatttttcttccatcaatatatatatatatatatataccatgtgttttaaatttttttaagtgagattttatgattttaatgtgAGTACATGTAATGTTAActtcaattattattaatgcCCTTATccctattcttattttttttttctattaattttttagtttgtaagttaattattaaatttaaactaaGCTAGAGTTTCAATcgtgaatttaaaaattattgccTATTTGATAGTAAAATTAAAACTGAAAACCTTTCatactggaaaaaaaaataaaatttagaaattagggCTCATTTTTTAAGTCGAAAGCAAAATAGATTTTTCATTGTTgcaagaatttttattttaatttattttattttagccaAGCCattaagaagaaattaaaaaagtgaaaagagTAAAGGGAGAGTGAGAATTGAGAGATTCTCAGTTGCCAAATACCACTGAGTGGTAGGCCAATGTCTCTTTTTCGTAGTTCCTCTCCACTCCTTCACATTGCATCCTTAACTCTTCCTCCTACCTCCAACGGTCACTTTCCCCCTCCACCACGCCCCACTCTCTCAtatccttctccttcttcttcttcttcttcggaaCGAGGACGTTTTATCTACACGGTGAAACCCCTTTCACTCCCTTACTTTCCCAAAACATCCCATTAGCTGTTGCTCTCCCTCCTATGTCCTCCCAGGCATCCCCTTCGACCTCTCCGGTTCTCCCATTCTCTTCTCCAAAGTCTGTTCTCAAAACGCAGTTTCTGAATTACAGCGTTTCAATTATGTATGTGGTAATTGGTTAGCGTTTTTATTTTGTGGTAAAATGGTCTGTATCGGTTCCAGGACAGCTTGTTGTATTCAGGAGAGTACTGTGTCAGTGAATCCATTATTGCATGGAATGTGGATGTTGGAAATGATTGCTGCTGCTTATTTGCTGGTAAAGGCGCTGCTTTGTCGTTTGCTGATGATGGTATTCAAGGTTTGGACTTTGTCAAGAGCTTTGGATCCGAACATGGTGGCTGTGTTCATTGGATTAATgtggaataaatgggttttctGCTAACAGGCCAGGATGTGAAGTTAAGCTTGAAGATAACACATATGGTTTATTTGTAGGGATTATAGCTAAATAACACATATGGTTTATTTGTAGGtattattgctaatttatttgtgttagttatgctattaattattttggttttcttaTATATGATTGACCtcttattgatggatttacgTTAAATTTTTGTTAAGTTTATTCATTGGTTCAAAATTGATGTTCCTAGGTGATAGAAAAGTTTCCTCGTATTTGGGATTACCGAGCTTTCACATTGCCTCCTAGTTTGGATGTCAAACCTCCAGTCAAGTGCCAATTATCAGTTTCTACTTTCTATTGTAAGCATATTTTGCAGCTGTTTCTTTATTACTCATTTTTGAATAATTCTCTGTTGAAAGAGATAAGGTCGTCTTTTACCACAAGTATGGTTCCTCTTTTCTCATGAAAACCTTATAATTTTGAATTCCAGATGTCCTGGATGAACTTTTTGTGTCTTGTTTTTAGCAGGCAATGATTTCTTCCTCTTTGTGTTACAGCAGATGTGTCTGCAGTTGCCTGGTTGTGGACGAATTGTTCTCGTATAGTGGCCCCATTGGTGCACTTTACTCAAACAAATCTGTGTCACTTTTCCTCTGGGCGCCTACTGCTCAAGTATATCATATCttttaataacatatattatttatatattgtaacTTGATCTTGCTTTTCTTACTTGAACAGTTTATCTGTCCTTGATAATGCTGTGCATTTGTCTATCAACTTATTTCTGCATTCAACAGGAAGTACGGGCTTGCATTTATGAAGATGTGTCAGCAGATAATCCCCAAGAAATTGTCTAGCTGGCGGAGGATAATGGTGTTTGGAAAACTAAAGGGCAAAAAGGTTAGGAAGGCTGCTGTTATGTGTATGAAGTATCTGTCTACCATTATAGCACCCAGAAAATCGAAAAATGCTATGCAAGTGATCCGTATGCTAGAGGGTATGCTGGTTGTATCCTGTAGCCTCACAGTTATCCAAGCATAGCAAAGGTGTTTCTACAGTCAAAAATTATATAGTGCTACCATTAATTTATCCATTCATGTATTGCATGCAAgcatattttcattttcaaagctCCAAAAGCTGTTTCTTTGTTAGATCACAGACTCTCAACAGATGCCCAGGGGACGTTGTTTGAAAATCTTGGTTCTGACACTTTGAAGCTTGAAGGATGGGATGAATTGGCAGATCCGAAACCTGATGTACTTTCTTTCTTGGACATAAGTGTATATGAGTTGCATATAAGAGATTTCAAGTAATAACTCAGGCTTACtctgtttttagatttaatgaTGAATCACCTGCTATTTATCAAAACGAATTTAAGAGTTGAGGTTAAAATAGTGTAGGGAATTTGATGCAGTTGATTAAAGATTTCTGGAGCCTTGGACTAGAAAGAGTTGAGCATACATTTTCATATGCCATCACTATTAAACCTGCTTAATCACAttctatttagtttttatttttgttctttcttttctttctcatgtTATTTATGTTCTCCTATTGCTGCATTAAGACTCTAATGGAAAGGATTGATATCAGTATCCAAAGAGATAAAAAATGCCTCTTGTATACAAAATTTTCTTGGATTCTACTTCAGCCTATATTCTGACAAATGAAAGCAagtttcaattattattttggctatctcaatttgattatttgttttggCGATACATTGATTTCTACGTGTTTTTGTCTTCTCTTACATTGATCTGCAGTGCCAGTGACCACGCCATGGAGACCAAATTTCCTGGTGGTTATCTGACCTTCACTATGcaggtatttttgtttttcttgatcTGGGTGATAAATTTGTTCTCTATAGAATATGAATGTATTTCCTTCTTCCTATTTTATGAATCTTCTTTGCATAGTTCTAGATATATGTAGAATTTTTAATAAGTACCTTTTCTGTATGTTGCTTTCTTCATTGGTTAGCTTATTTTGCACATTTGTGTGTTCTAAAGCTTGGTACAGTACTGTGGCAATATTCTAACTTAGCTTCTGGGATAATTTGTGGCATGGTACCAAAGGTTAATTATGTGATTTGTATCTTGTCAGATCTGACAATAAATATGAATCACTTACAAACTAATACAGATCAAGAAAAGCTTCTCTAATAATTATGCTTTAGTTTAGTGTTTTTTGTTAATTCTgagttttatgtattttatgaaTCACAGTTTTATTACCTTGGGgatttttattaggttttcCTTCTTTAGGGTTTTATAGTTGGTTTAGCTTCCATATTGGTTTAGTGCTGACTATTATACGTGTAATTCTAATAATTGCCTCAAGGAAGAAAACTTAATCATCTattacataaaacaaaatttctgCCACtggttttctttcaatttctccCACttgtctctttctcttctctttctctttcctgcTCCAGCATCACATGCATTAACAGACATGAATTCTCCCCTTATGGATTGACTCAGACGTTCATCTTGCATGTGCATTTCTGAACAGAACCAGAAAATAGATTTCTAAGATTCTAGTACATGATAACTTTGACAATCAAGCTTCAATATGAATTCATTTTAACAATCATTCTAAAAGCTTAAGCTGATAGAAAACAAGTGTAACAATGCATTTATCAAGCTTTAAAACACATCTCAACAAGGTGGGTAGTGGATGTATGTTTGGTAAAGCCAAACCATTCTAATGTGGTTCGTCATGATTTAATGGTTGCAatccttgttatttattttgaattttatttgggaaATAACGCGTGAATTCTTGACTTGAATGCTGGTAAATATTCCAAATGAATAATATACGTGATATGAGTTAAATCGATAGAATTGCACTATTAAAATTGAACAAGTAAGATGTTGATGGAATTGCATGTTAAACCATCACTTTGCATCAACATGTTAAATCGATAGAATTGCATTATTAAATCGATAGAATTCCAAAACATGTTGATGCAAAgggaatttttttcaatttatttaagatGTGGAAATTGCTGATATGTAAGATGTGGAGATTGTGGGAATTTGCAGATAATAAGACACTAAAAAGTTTCCTCCAGATTCAGCTCAGCAACAAGCTTTAATTATAGCTGTCCAAAATGATGATGGGTACAACTGGGGGTATGCTAAACCTTTCTGCCATTGGttaatatttctgtttaatctgTCTCTTATGATCTTTTTATCACTCTTATGAAGGTATAATCCTGTTCTCTAGGGTGTCCCTAAAGGCAGCTATACTAGTAACCCAACTGGTTCCTGCCGTATAATTGAGTTTAGAAAGATGGATCAGGTTTGATGTTTTGTCATTGTTAAGTTATCAATTTTCCGAAAAGCTTAAACTAATTGGAGTTAAATTTAGGCCGATTTATGTATATCAAGTTAATAATGGTaataattcacccaaaaaaacaaaaaagaagaagttaacaATAGTAATAGAAATTGTAGTAAATGTGCCATCGCTTGATTGAGACATGTTAACGCTTGATGTGAGGCCCTGCTGTTACTACTAAATTACCACTTCTTCCAAAAGCTTATGCTCTCGGGAAGAGGGTCATCTATATGTTTATGTTCTGTTAAAACTCCCCTTCAATTAGCAAGAC
Proteins encoded:
- the LOC112490965 gene encoding uncharacterized protein LOC112490965 isoform X4; translation: MSSQASPSTSPVLPFSSPKTACCIQESTVSVNPLLHGMWMLEMIAAAYLLVKALLCRLLMMVFKVIEKFPRIWDYRAFTLPPSLDVKPPVKCQLSVSTFYCKHILQLFLYYSFLNNSLLKEIRSSFTTNVSAVAWLWTNCSRIVAPLVHFTQTNLCHFSSGRLLLKKYGLAFMKMCQQIIPKKLSSWRRIMVFGKLKGKKVRKAAVMCMKYLSTIIAPRKSKNAMQVIRMLEDHRLSTDAQGTLFENLGSDTLKLEGWDELADPKPDVLSFLDISVYELHIRDFNASDHAMETKFPGGYLTFTMQVGMAANLRDFVLTDYEGTSTCLSACAMQTQSQPVSK
- the LOC112490965 gene encoding uncharacterized protein LOC112490965 isoform X3 — encoded protein: MSSQASPSTSPVLPFSSPKTACCIQESTVSVNPLLHGMWMLEMIAAAYLLVKALLCRLLMMVFKVIEKFPRIWDYRAFTLPPSLDVKPPVKCQLSVSTFYCKHILQLFLYYSFLNNSLLKEIRSSFTTNVSAVAWLWTNCSRIVAPLVHFTQTNLCHFSSGRLLLKKYGLAFMKMCQQIIPKKLSSWRRIMVFGKLKGKKVRKAAVMCMKYLSTIIAPRKSKNAMQVIRMLEDHRLSTDAQGTLFENLGSDTLKLEGWDELADPKPDVLSFLDISVYELHIRDFNASDHAMETKFPGGYLTFTMQVGMAANLRDFVLTDYEGTREYRFSIPVMRCYTQSHLIVIHTALVIGSTEDSIQPTQNPSTSNLILSLDFQT
- the LOC112490965 gene encoding uncharacterized protein LOC112490965 isoform X2, with the translated sequence MSSQASPSTSPVLPFSSPKTACCIQESTVSVNPLLHGMWMLEMIAAAYLLVKALLCRLLMMVFKVIEKFPRIWDYRAFTLPPSLDVKPPVKCQLSVSTFYCKHILQLFLYYSFLNNSLLKEIRSSFTTNVSAVAWLWTNCSRIVAPLVHFTQTNLCHFSSGRLLLKKYGLAFMKMCQQIIPKKLSSWRRIMVFGKLKGKKVRKAAVMCMKYLSTIIAPRKSKNAMQVIRMLEDHRLSTDAQGTLFENLGSDTLKLEGWDELADPKPDVLSFLDISVYELHIRDFNASDHAMETKFPGGYLTFTMQVGMAANLRDFVLTDYEGTREYRFSIPVMRCYTQSHLIVIHTALVIGSTDLILLTIPTIGELDILQKRRMGRAGHCNCSPTSTWFG